In Sulfolobales archaeon, the genomic window ATGTGGCTAGTGCTGGGAGATCTACGAGGCTTTTTATGTTTTAGTGAATGCTCGGCCACCCTGTTAGCAGGATCCTTACAATAATATTTCTAGATCATATTTATTGAGGTGCTAGATCCTATAGAGATCACTTTTCAATTGTGTAGCAATTGGTTGAGAGCTTATCCTATGATCCTATTTAATATCTTGCTCTGAATCTATATTTGGTGAGTATTCTGAGGCATCCACATGAGATCCATAGGGAGAGGGGGCCTAAGAGTGTGGGTGTATTTGTGCTGACTATAAGCACCTCTAGATATATGGCTATGAAGAGGGGGGAGGTATATACTGATGAGTCTGGGGATCTCATTGTCTCTATTGTTACCAATGCTGGTCATAGGGTGGTGGGTAGGGCTTTGATTAATGATGATAGGGAGGCTATTATGAAGATTGTTGGAGAGCTACTCGATAGGGGGGATGTAGATGTTATAATAGCTACTGGGGGTACTGGGATCTCTAGGACAGATACTACTATAGAGGCTATAAGACCCCTTCTCGAGAAGGAGATCGAGGGTTTCGGCGAGATCTTCAGATTCCTTAGCTACCAGAG contains:
- a CDS encoding MogA/MoaB family molybdenum cofactor biosynthesis protein, whose product is MSILRHPHEIHRERGPKSVGVFVLTISTSRYMAMKRGEVYTDESGDLIVSIVTNAGHRVVGRALINDDREAIMKIVGELLDRGDVDVIIATGGTGISRTDTTIEAIRPLLEKEIEGFGEIFRFLSYQRIGASAMLSRALAGVSKGKLIVALPGSPDAVKTGLELVLPEIPHILYLARS